The DNA segment GTTTGGTGACGACACGCTAATCCTGCCGTGTGACGTCACCAAGGACGGCGACATCCGTCACGTCTTCGCCGAAGTCGGTAAAAAATTCGGCACGTTGCACCTGCTTTTACATTCGGTTGCCTTTGCGCCGCGCGAAGCGTTGGAAGGCTCATTCCTCAACACCAGCCGCGATGCCTTCAAGATTGCGCACGACGTCAGCGCGTATTCATTGGTGGCGTTGGCTCGGGAAGCCGCGCCATGGATGACCACGGGCGGCAGCATTCTCGCCATGAGCTATTACGGGGCGGAAAAAGTCGTGCCGCATTACAACGTCATGGGCGTCGCCAAAGCCTCCTTGGAAGCCAGCACCCGCTATCTGGCCTATGATCTCGGGCCGAAAAAAATTCGCGTCAACTGCATCAGCGCCGGACCGGTCAATACGCTGGCGGCGCGCGGCATCTCGGGATTCATTGAGATGATCAAGCGTTACGAAGCCCATGCGCCATTGAAACGCACCTGCACCACGGAGGAACTGGGCGCCACCGGTACCTTTCTCGCCAGCGACGGCGCCGCCGCCATTACCGGCCAGGTTCTTTACGTGGATGGCGGCTATCAGATCATGGGAATGTGAGCGCGGCGGGTTGGGAACGGGAAATTCGCTTGCGGCCCAACGTCCGGTTGCGCATCGTATCGGCGCTGGTGGCCCGCGTGGCGGAATTGGCAGACGCGCTAGATTCAGGTTCTAGTGAGTAACATCGTACAGGTTCAAGTCCTGTCGCGGGCACCACTTTAGACTCCCCCTCGCCTCAAGAAGCTTCCTCAAAAAACATAGCATTTACAGGGTGTTTTGCACTCTGCGTGCTTCGACCCACTGCGGACGACTTCACCCCGGTTAACCGCATCCGGAGCTAATTCACCGAGATCGTCAGCTTTCGCCAGACCAGCGCCCCCGCCCTGGAAGTCATGGAACGCGAGTTTAATTTTGACCCGGAAGAAATCGAAGCCCTGGAACGCGGTCAGTTCATCGCCTGCAACGCGGACACGGGCGTTTTTCAGACGGGCCGCGTGTTCTAATCCGTCGCGTTCAAGCGAAACACGTCGCGTATTTTGATGCGCAGATTGCGACGGCGCTCCAACGTCACCCGCCCTCGCCGTCCGAATAGTTTTGCCGATTCGACCGCGTAGAGAATCGAACAATCGCAGAAGGTTTCCCAATCCATGCCATCCGCGCCGTTCAGCATGACTTCATGCGGATAAGGCGGGCGGCTTTGCCGTTGGCTGGTGCAAAACAGCACGTTCACCACTTTTGCCCGGGCGCAAATGTCCGGGTGCGAAATCAGCACTGCCGGATGTTCGCCGCCCTTGTTCGGGCCAAAGTCATAGCGCCAAACGTCAAATTGATTTTTCATGGAGTCGTTACCGTGGCGCTGAGGCGGTCGAGTTGCTCCTGATCGCGCGCCGCCGTGAGGAACTGGGTCAAGCTTCCCGGCGGAAACGGTTCTTCGGCGGCGGTCTTTACCGGCGTTAGGGTAATGCGCCCGTCGGCAGCTTCTTCGTAAGCGAACTTTGACCGAGGCCGAGCCAATGGCAGACGTACGCGCTGGTAATCGTCAACTGTGAGCGTTTTCACTCCGGTAAATTACCGGGAAAACACATTCCCGCAACTCTCTATTCCCTATTGCTTAATCCTTAACCCAAAACCGCCCAAACCGGTCTTTAAACCTCGCTTCCCGGAAAAGTGCCGCTCCGGGATGCCCTACACGGTGCGTTTCGCAGGTGGGTGGGTGAGGACAGCGGGACATTTCTGATCTCTGTCGCGCCGGATCGGGAAAACTCATTCCTTCAGCTTCCACGCTTACGCGGCCACATTCCACGCCAAGAAGCGCCGCAAGTAACGCCAGCGAATGCGGTTATTTCTCCTCCGGCAAAAGTTCAATCGCCTGAATCATCGCTTCGTGGCCAGGGGTGGATTGGAAGCGCAATTCCACAATGCCATTCTGCGGCTGAACGCCGACAAACTCCCGCACGTAGGCGTGAAAAGTGCCGACCTGTTCGCGCACGTTCAATTTTTCAATTACCCTCTTGCCGTTGATCAGAACGGTGGTCGGACGGGTGACCGATTCCCATTTGTCTCCTTCCCGCTCCATCCACGGGGTCTCCGGTGTGTCGGCCCAGTGCAAACGCACCGTATAAGTGCCTGGCGCCGCGGTAAGGTTCACCCAAAATTCCGGCGCGTGAACGCCGTACCGATAAAGCTCCGCATCCGTCGTTCCGCCGATGAACATGCTCCGGCGCCGACGCCACCAACTGCGCTCCACCGTATCCACCTTCGTACCGAGACGCGCGACAAACTCGGTTCCGGGTCGCCAGGCGTTGCCGTGGCCATCCACGTAGTCCTGCCGTCCGGTGTAGCCCAAAATCAGGCGTTGCGCTTCCGTCGGGCCGCCGCCCGAGCCAAAGCCTGCCGTTCCGGTGGCGGCGGAAAATTGAATGGCCGCAACGCTAACTTGCGCACCAGTGGCCAGCGGATTGCCGGCGCCGCGCGCCACCAGTCGCAGTTCGTGCGGCCCATTGGTGAGACCACTTTTAATCAAAATGGGTTGGCGTGTGCGCGGCGTCGGATTCCACGCTTCCACCAAAGTGGGCTGTTTGACTCCGTCAATAAAAGCGTCGGCCCAACCGCCATTCGGTCCGACGGTGCCCAGCACGCGCACCTGATTGCCGGTGAAACGAAACGTCAATGTCGCGCCGGCCCGTTCAGTTATCCGGGGAGGACGGCTCGCGGCACGATCAGTTTTTTCGCCCGTCCAGGCCGCGTCAAAAATTAGCGCCGGATCATCCGCCGCTGCGACCGCTTGTGGATCTTCGCCGCGCACTTCGATGTGACGACTGCCGTCGTGACGCACAGTCACCAGCCAATCGCCATTGCCCAAGGGGGTACAGGTGAATCCGTTGGCGTCCAAGGCGGAACGAGCGGCGAGCTCCTGACCATCAGCGTGGATCGAACTGGGTCGAAACGCCAGGCGCATGACCTCTTGTACCCCGACTGGCGCGGCGAACGTGGTGTATTGGATCCGCCCCGGCTCGTAAGCCACGTCTTGCACCACGGAAGACGAGCGGACGATGTGATTTTCACGATTGGGCGCAAAATCCTGCGGCAGCCACGCCATGGCTTCGAGGATCTGACACAACGGCCACGGATGCGCCAGGTTCGACCATTCACCGGTGGCTACCGCATCACCAAATAAACCGTCCTTCACCACGCCGTTGGGCAAACTGTCATACGTCGCCATCAGCATCATGCGCCGCCCAACTTCCGTTGCCCACGCGCTGTTCGCCCGGGCACCATAGGCGAGCAGCGTTGGTCCAGCGGTGTATTGATTGTAGGAAAGCGATGTGCCGCAACATACCGAGGATTCCGGAAAAGCCCACGCACCGCTATAAACGTCACCAAAAGATTCTGGCGCCGTGCTGTTGCGATTCCAAATCAGCGATACCATGTTGCGCACGTCATTGTTCCAATTCGGATAAGCTTGCGGATACTTGAGGAAATGGTCCGCGCACATGGACACCATTCCGCAAATGATCGGATTGTCCCAATCCCAATACGTGCGCCCCCAGGTGTCGTTCTCCCACCAAGCGGGCAGCATTTGCTCCCGGAGAAATTTGCGCCCCGCGTCCCGCGCACGGACCAGAGCCGCATCCTTGCCCGTATAACCGAGCTGCAACAGATCCTCCAAAAAATCCACAATCACTGCCGTGGTGCCGGTCAACACATCTGACCACCCCACGACCGACGGGTCCACGTAGCGGTTCCACGGTGCGCTCGCGGGATCAGTGAACTGGCAACGCGCCGCGAAAACATCGCCCCAATGTTCCGCCATTTCCCGGTAACGCGGATT comes from the Verrucomicrobiia bacterium genome and includes:
- a CDS encoding enoyl-ACP reductase codes for the protein MSLLAGKTGIVFGVANKRSIAWAIAQAWHQAGAKLAFTYQGERLKDNVEELVGTFGDDTLILPCDVTKDGDIRHVFAEVGKKFGTLHLLLHSVAFAPREALEGSFLNTSRDAFKIAHDVSAYSLVALAREAAPWMTTGGSILAMSYYGAEKVVPHYNVMGVAKASLEASTRYLAYDLGPKKIRVNCISAGPVNTLAARGISGFIEMIKRYEAHAPLKRTCTTEELGATGTFLASDGAAAITGQVLYVDGGYQIMGM
- a CDS encoding type II toxin-antitoxin system PemK/MazF family toxin, with product MKNQFDVWRYDFGPNKGGEHPAVLISHPDICARAKVVNVLFCTSQRQSRPPYPHEVMLNGADGMDWETFCDCSILYAVESAKLFGRRGRVTLERRRNLRIKIRDVFRLNATD
- a CDS encoding malectin domain-containing carbohydrate-binding protein — encoded protein: MIPAATNLPAYYAHPVQLDAHGVIAPWHVGLNGQLDERLRIAVDVYKRYPWVDQSQAVLAAPDFVYNSHWSIKPDGTIVIPPTTDWMCGDLAQRSWSIIKGLTAYYQYSGDPIAFVYIPLTVDYLLDYALTDANATWPRFPISTPTKGKIYGPCDPTARNQLDLCAIVGIEVLRAYQLTGNPRYREMAEHWGDVFAARCQFTDPASAPWNRYVDPSVVGWSDVLTGTTAVIVDFLEDLLQLGYTGKDAALVRARDAGRKFLREQMLPAWWENDTWGRTYWDWDNPIICGMVSMCADHFLKYPQAYPNWNNDVRNMVSLIWNRNSTAPESFGDVYSGAWAFPESSVCCGTSLSYNQYTAGPTLLAYGARANSAWATEVGRRMMLMATYDSLPNGVVKDGLFGDAVATGEWSNLAHPWPLCQILEAMAWLPQDFAPNRENHIVRSSSVVQDVAYEPGRIQYTTFAAPVGVQEVMRLAFRPSSIHADGQELAARSALDANGFTCTPLGNGDWLVTVRHDGSRHIEVRGEDPQAVAAADDPALIFDAAWTGEKTDRAASRPPRITERAGATLTFRFTGNQVRVLGTVGPNGGWADAFIDGVKQPTLVEAWNPTPRTRQPILIKSGLTNGPHELRLVARGAGNPLATGAQVSVAAIQFSAATGTAGFGSGGGPTEAQRLILGYTGRQDYVDGHGNAWRPGTEFVARLGTKVDTVERSWWRRRRSMFIGGTTDAELYRYGVHAPEFWVNLTAAPGTYTVRLHWADTPETPWMEREGDKWESVTRPTTVLINGKRVIEKLNVREQVGTFHAYVREFVGVQPQNGIVELRFQSTPGHEAMIQAIELLPEEK